In the Triplophysa dalaica isolate WHDGS20190420 chromosome 8, ASM1584641v1, whole genome shotgun sequence genome, GATTCCGCAGTCTGCGGACGCCCTTCTACCGCGGCTCCGACTGCTGTCTGTTGACCTTCAGCGTGGACGACAGCCAGAGCTTCCACAACCTGGCCAACTGGAAGAAAGAGTTTGTCTATTACGCCGACGTTAAAGAGCCCGACAGTTTCCCCTTTGTGGTTCTGGGAAATAAGCTGGACGTGTCAGAGAGGCAGGTGACCAGCGAGGAGGCCCAGGAGTGGTGCAGGGAAAACGGTGACCACCCGTATTTTGAGACCAGCGCTAAAGATGCGACCAATGTTGCCACAGCGTTTGAAGAAGCTGTCAGACGAGTTCTAGCCCTGGAGGACCGCCAGGACCATTTGATTCCGACAGATACCATCAATCTGCACCGGAAGCCACGCGGCGGCACGCCCTGCTGTTAATGGACCACACGTGCGTCTCCATTTCCATGAGTTATTTAATGCTCCTGCAGTGAACTG is a window encoding:
- the rab9a gene encoding ras-related protein Rab-9A — its product is MSSKSSLLKVILLGDGGVGKSSLMNRYVTNKFDAHLFHTIGVEFLNKDLEVDGRTVTLQIWDTAGQERFRSLRTPFYRGSDCCLLTFSVDDSQSFHNLANWKKEFVYYADVKEPDSFPFVVLGNKLDVSERQVTSEEAQEWCRENGDHPYFETSAKDATNVATAFEEAVRRVLALEDRQDHLIPTDTINLHRKPRGGTPCC